A genomic segment from Vibrio panuliri encodes:
- a CDS encoding capsular polysaccharide export protein, LipB/KpsS family, protein MKNDYIVLSLDPMFSPLHSKIAHLIGRESYAITSCWSKQLYLRGFRKELAQKMINKISVEEANPYLDTVGKLESYYHFYVEKIEKRHLNEEELIYMAKFYMALERYIKQHDISLVLLHNDTRWYHAIAVSLCKKLNIEYLVTEQGLIRPHTTVLDRRGCNVNAEINYLSGVDYRNIAPRTKVKVTDKHDSLRSICMFGVFLLYLMAEKWLRRDSVLSYMHNDYSIAKYIRRLRRKLFARGRKQSYVENKTALLFLQLENDSQIVQHSSYNSNEQIIKLVGAFCEKNNLNLVIKKHPLDPKSYSFSNYQQFVDGDNKILSKQADLVITVNSSAVIDVLDTNTPLILLGKSIYARRGLGIYWSGTEESTSVYQKAIKNVCTKERENFLAYLANNYLLTGAGASYQTELLVSKLDFLLEKDVGSLDQHVANNSVA, encoded by the coding sequence ATGAAAAATGACTATATTGTACTTTCTCTAGATCCAATGTTTTCGCCGTTACATTCGAAAATAGCTCACCTCATTGGGAGGGAATCGTATGCAATTACGTCATGTTGGTCAAAGCAACTCTATCTGCGAGGTTTTAGAAAAGAACTTGCCCAGAAAATGATCAACAAAATATCTGTGGAGGAAGCAAATCCTTACCTAGATACCGTGGGCAAGCTAGAAAGTTATTACCACTTCTACGTAGAGAAAATAGAAAAGCGACACTTAAACGAAGAAGAGCTGATCTATATGGCAAAGTTCTATATGGCACTTGAACGGTACATAAAACAACATGATATTTCATTGGTCTTGTTACATAACGATACTCGTTGGTATCACGCAATTGCAGTTAGCCTATGCAAAAAACTGAATATTGAGTATTTGGTTACTGAGCAAGGACTTATCAGGCCACATACAACCGTGCTTGATAGACGAGGTTGTAATGTTAATGCCGAGATCAACTACTTATCGGGTGTGGACTATCGAAATATAGCGCCAAGAACCAAAGTAAAAGTAACAGATAAACATGATTCTTTGCGTTCAATCTGCATGTTTGGTGTCTTTCTTCTCTATCTAATGGCTGAAAAGTGGTTAAGGCGAGATAGTGTGCTGAGTTATATGCATAACGATTACTCGATTGCCAAGTATATCCGTAGGCTCAGAAGAAAGCTGTTCGCGAGAGGTAGGAAACAGTCATATGTGGAAAACAAAACCGCATTGCTTTTTTTACAACTTGAAAATGATTCGCAGATTGTTCAGCACAGCTCTTATAACAGTAATGAGCAAATCATTAAGCTGGTTGGCGCTTTCTGCGAAAAAAACAATTTGAACTTGGTGATAAAAAAACATCCTCTTGATCCAAAAAGCTATAGTTTTTCGAATTATCAACAGTTTGTTGATGGGGATAATAAGATTCTATCTAAGCAAGCAGACCTTGTTATAACGGTTAACTCTAGCGCAGTAATAGATGTATTAGATACTAATACTCCTCTGATCCTACTTGGCAAATCCATATATGCACGGCGAGGATTAGGTATCTATTGGAGTGGAACCGAAGAGAGTACGAGTGTTTATCAAAAAGCGATAAAGAACGTTTGCACAAAAGAGAGAGAGAACTTTCTCGCTTACTTAGCAAATAACTATCTTTTAACCGGCGCTGGTGCTTCTTATCAAACCGAATTGCTCGTCAGTAAACTCGATTTTTTACTAGAAAAAGACGTTGGTTCGCTCGATCAACATGTTGCAAATAACTCTGTTGCTTAA
- a CDS encoding ABC transporter permease: MNELRQALSVQGRVIYALILREALAKYGKSHIGYLWAVFEPSLQVLVLVTIFSALGRQSPVGGDLAVFFTTGIVPWLIYSGISSRLSGALGANQALLSYPHVTPFDVLMGRALLESITMLVVFVLLVALLQLMGKALAVYDLFHVLMGLMVLVVFSTGVGMINSAIRIYFDSWDKLFSAFNRPFYFLSGIFFTAASLPPQAREYLQWNPIFQCVEWVRSGFFSTYQNTYINYSYAVVSSIVMVLLGLTLTQYTRHKARNL; encoded by the coding sequence ATGAATGAGTTAAGGCAAGCACTAAGCGTGCAAGGGCGGGTAATTTACGCGCTAATTTTACGAGAGGCACTTGCTAAATACGGCAAGAGTCATATTGGCTATTTGTGGGCTGTGTTCGAGCCTTCTTTGCAGGTTTTGGTTTTAGTAACGATATTTTCGGCGTTAGGAAGGCAATCGCCAGTTGGTGGTGACTTGGCTGTGTTTTTCACTACTGGAATAGTACCTTGGCTGATCTATAGCGGTATTTCTTCGCGATTATCGGGTGCGCTGGGTGCCAATCAAGCACTGCTTTCATACCCACATGTAACGCCTTTTGATGTTTTGATGGGGCGAGCATTACTAGAGTCGATAACTATGCTGGTGGTTTTTGTGTTGCTTGTGGCATTACTCCAATTAATGGGGAAGGCGCTGGCTGTTTACGATTTGTTCCATGTTTTGATGGGATTAATGGTACTGGTTGTCTTCTCGACAGGCGTGGGAATGATTAACTCAGCAATCAGGATCTATTTCGATAGTTGGGACAAACTATTTAGTGCTTTTAACCGTCCATTTTACTTTTTGTCCGGTATTTTTTTCACGGCTGCCAGTCTTCCGCCTCAGGCACGGGAGTATTTGCAATGGAATCCGATTTTTCAATGTGTTGAGTGGGTGCGCAGTGGTTTTTTTTCAACCTACCAGAACACTTATATCAACTATAGCTACGCTGTGGTCAGCAGCATAGTGATGGTTTTGCTAGGTCTAACTTTGACTCAATACACTCGACACAAAGCGCGCAACTTATGA
- a CDS encoding ABC transporter ATP-binding protein, producing the protein MIELINVSKIYQTASGKKQVLKPCNLKFPKGRNIGLLGVNGAGKSTLLRMIAGSEAPTSGLIKRNIKMSWPLGFAGGFNGSMTGAENLRFVSRIYGADINKVTEFVKSFSELDDYLDMPIRSYSSGMKARLAFGLSMAIDFDCYLVDEITGVGDRRFQDKCRDAFRARSEKSSLIMVSHNMSTLKEHCDLGLVLSGGELTFFEDINDAIDNYLTLSK; encoded by the coding sequence ATGATTGAGCTAATTAACGTTTCAAAAATCTACCAAACAGCAAGTGGAAAAAAGCAGGTACTCAAACCTTGTAATCTCAAGTTTCCAAAGGGACGAAACATCGGTCTTTTGGGAGTGAACGGCGCTGGAAAATCGACATTACTACGGATGATTGCGGGCTCAGAGGCGCCAACGAGTGGCTTGATTAAGAGGAATATCAAAATGTCGTGGCCTCTCGGATTTGCGGGTGGTTTCAACGGATCGATGACTGGGGCAGAGAACTTGCGTTTCGTTAGCCGGATTTACGGAGCCGACATCAATAAGGTGACTGAGTTTGTCAAGTCGTTTTCTGAACTGGATGACTATTTGGATATGCCAATTCGAAGTTACAGCTCGGGCATGAAGGCTAGGTTGGCATTTGGATTATCGATGGCCATTGACTTTGATTGCTACTTGGTCGACGAAATTACTGGGGTAGGCGATCGAAGGTTTCAGGATAAGTGCCGAGATGCCTTTAGGGCCCGAAGCGAAAAATCCAGCTTGATTATGGTTTCACACAACATGTCGACTCTTAAAGAGCACTGTGATCTGGGATTGGTATTGTCTGGCGGTGAGCTGACCTTCTTTGAAGATATCAATGATGCAATAGATAACTATTTGACACTTTCAAAATGA
- a CDS encoding capsule biosynthesis protein translates to MKLQKKYKIILNKFWKNRNNKQRSFSLVVILPTLLAGIYYSFFAADLYVVETRFAVKGNEMQQIDLLSGLAGMPPRTGSTTDSYIVQDYVQSIDIIHAINDDLDLYSIFNHQDADWFSKLGEQPTQEELLSYWRKRVTVSYDPTTTIITLKSRAFSSMEATLLAEAVLNQSEVLVNNLSEVARTDDLAFAENEVARAEARVTTVRVAMNDFRNEFKDLDPTQTASAKMMLIGELEVQLSKAHAELNALNSYMNDQAPAVANLTRRVEALTLQIQVEKQNITGDSKTQPALSGLFEDYEPLLVERTFAEKAFTSALASLEAARIEASRKHRYLATFVVPINPDEAIEPKRVKSVVTVLIASLMSWAIGLLGLGIIREHIGWV, encoded by the coding sequence ATGAAATTACAGAAAAAGTACAAAATAATTCTCAACAAGTTTTGGAAAAACCGTAACAACAAGCAACGTAGCTTCTCATTGGTGGTGATTCTTCCTACTTTGCTAGCGGGTATATATTACAGTTTTTTTGCTGCTGACTTATACGTGGTAGAAACACGTTTTGCTGTAAAGGGAAATGAAATGCAGCAAATTGATTTGCTGAGCGGCTTGGCAGGTATGCCTCCTCGAACTGGCAGCACGACAGACTCATATATTGTCCAAGATTACGTTCAGTCGATTGATATCATTCATGCGATTAATGACGACTTGGATTTGTATTCTATTTTCAATCACCAAGATGCTGATTGGTTTTCGAAGTTGGGTGAACAGCCTACACAAGAAGAACTGCTGAGCTACTGGCGTAAGCGGGTCACAGTCTCTTATGACCCTACTACCACCATCATTACGTTGAAGTCACGGGCATTCAGTTCGATGGAGGCAACCCTATTGGCCGAGGCTGTGTTGAATCAAAGTGAGGTTTTGGTCAACAACTTATCTGAGGTCGCTAGAACTGATGATCTGGCCTTTGCTGAAAATGAAGTCGCAAGGGCAGAAGCCCGCGTGACAACAGTTCGGGTGGCGATGAATGATTTCCGTAACGAATTTAAAGATCTCGATCCAACCCAAACCGCTAGTGCGAAAATGATGCTAATCGGTGAACTGGAAGTCCAACTGTCTAAAGCTCATGCAGAGCTGAACGCTTTAAACAGTTATATGAATGATCAAGCCCCGGCGGTCGCCAATCTTACCCGTAGGGTAGAGGCACTGACTCTGCAGATTCAGGTAGAAAAACAGAATATTACTGGTGACAGTAAAACTCAGCCGGCATTGAGCGGGTTGTTTGAAGACTATGAACCGTTGCTGGTAGAGCGGACGTTTGCTGAAAAAGCCTTTACATCTGCACTTGCATCTCTTGAAGCCGCACGCATTGAAGCATCGCGAAAACATCGCTACTTAGCAACCTTTGTGGTTCCGATTAACCCAGATGAAGCAATTGAGCCGAAGCGCGTGAAGTCGGTCGTTACCGTCTTGATAGCGAGTTTGATGAGTTGGGCAATTGGTCTATTGGGGTTAGGAATTATTAGAGAGCATATTGGATGGGTGTAA
- a CDS encoding IspD/TarI family cytidylyltransferase, with the protein MNIAVVLAGGVGSRFGKAYPKQFAKVAGKTLIEHTLDVFEINSDIDDVIVVSKGGFVDLIWEMVNKNGYHKIKSVISGGNERMDSTFNALEYIRDNYDATSDINLIIHDAVRPFVSDEIITACINELNIFDAVDVVINSADTIVEVDDDGNLVNIPERSKLRRGQTPQCFKFHVLYEAYVLAKAQENMKVTCDCGVLLQVMPHVKISTVHGHDTNIKITEPIDISIADYVFQQKGENRLSFLKKRTKK; encoded by the coding sequence ATGAATATTGCAGTAGTTTTAGCCGGTGGTGTCGGTTCTAGATTTGGCAAAGCTTATCCGAAGCAGTTTGCCAAAGTTGCGGGTAAAACTTTGATCGAACATACATTAGATGTTTTTGAAATTAATTCAGATATTGATGATGTGATAGTCGTTTCCAAAGGGGGCTTCGTTGATTTAATCTGGGAAATGGTTAACAAAAATGGTTATCATAAAATTAAGAGTGTAATTTCAGGTGGCAATGAAAGAATGGACTCAACGTTCAATGCTCTAGAATATATTCGAGATAATTATGATGCAACTAGCGATATAAATTTGATTATCCACGATGCAGTTAGACCGTTTGTAAGTGATGAAATTATCACGGCTTGTATTAACGAATTAAATATCTTTGACGCAGTTGATGTTGTCATAAATAGTGCGGACACAATCGTTGAAGTGGACGATGATGGAAACTTAGTTAATATCCCGGAACGAAGTAAACTGCGCAGAGGTCAAACACCACAGTGCTTTAAGTTTCATGTTTTGTATGAAGCATATGTTTTGGCTAAAGCTCAAGAAAACATGAAAGTCACGTGTGATTGTGGTGTGCTGCTACAGGTTATGCCACACGTGAAGATATCAACAGTACACGGCCATGATACGAATATTAAAATTACCGAGCCTATTGATATTTCAATTGCTGATTACGTCTTTCAGCAAAAAGGTGAGAATAGATTATCTTTCCTAAAAAAAAGAACTAAGAAATAG
- a CDS encoding SDR family oxidoreductase, which produces MNMSDSEIKNIIDVNLYGAILLAKKAFPYLKQTQGAMLNFTSSSYTRGRSYYSSYCSSKAGVVNLTQSLAEEWYDFNVKVNCINPERTSTPMRRTNFGHEDPTTLLKSEDVAVASLNTLVSLSSGHIVNVKFDNVLERNEYFNSK; this is translated from the coding sequence ATGAACATGTCAGATAGTGAGATTAAAAATATAATTGATGTGAACTTGTATGGTGCAATTTTACTGGCAAAAAAGGCATTTCCATATTTGAAGCAAACGCAAGGTGCGATGTTAAACTTTACATCTAGTTCCTACACTCGTGGTAGATCCTATTACAGCTCATATTGTAGTTCAAAGGCAGGGGTTGTTAACTTAACCCAGTCACTTGCAGAAGAGTGGTACGATTTTAATGTCAAAGTAAATTGCATTAATCCCGAGAGGACATCAACACCAATGAGAAGAACAAATTTTGGTCATGAAGATCCTACTACACTCTTGAAATCTGAGGATGTTGCCGTTGCTTCATTGAACACTCTAGTTTCTCTATCCTCAGGGCATATCGTCAATGTTAAGTTTGATAATGTTTTGGAGAGAAATGAATACTTTAATTCAAAATAA
- a CDS encoding capsular polysaccharide biosynthesis protein produces the protein MICISIGILKIKHLRKFITATDPSDTSQFSRVIGWGNKHSSRRAISLAAILNRTYCALEDGFLRSIGLGVDGVQPLSLVVDEVGIYYDARKPSRLEQLITANADITKEAESRSRRCISAIREYRLSKYNQNQSDPQLRAAAPKIVVIDQTQGDASVEGAMANQETFIDMLRCAVESHPNETVWVKVHPDVVHGQKKGFLYPLPFEHPNVKLYAEPVNPWDFLETSTHVYTVSSLMGFEALMAGAQVHCFGMPFYAGWGLTYDQQRCERRNKSRTLEQIFDAAYIQYARYVDPILGERCEIEQIISYLSDQIAWQANAKTKVCLSSLSWWKRLWLDDYMRAWGFKLSASGSSIRWGRGEPDEEGFCIEDGFIRSVGLGVHFNRPVSLVCDRRGIYFDARVESDLEYALNHTKCSDWGQWRAQELITRLLSANLTKYNVGTDTVLDLPVGRKVILVPGQVESDASIRCGSLEVTTNEALLRAARDAEPDAYIIYKPHPDVVAGQRDQGKWQGDFTSLADHVEVEIAMAQLLEQVNEVHTMTSLTGFEALLRGKKVTTYGMPFYAGWGLTRDMMTCERRKRRHSLESLVYFTLINYPTYVDPLTRRLCSAEQAIERVRQMKCGSVEVKETKLRLLLMLKRVKHIAKC, from the coding sequence GTGATTTGCATATCAATCGGAATATTAAAAATAAAACATCTTCGTAAATTTATCACTGCGACGGATCCATCAGATACAAGTCAGTTTAGTAGAGTAATAGGGTGGGGTAACAAGCATTCATCAAGAAGAGCTATTAGCTTAGCAGCTATATTAAACCGAACTTATTGCGCGCTAGAGGATGGCTTTTTGCGCTCTATTGGGTTGGGGGTTGATGGTGTGCAGCCACTAAGTTTAGTCGTTGATGAGGTAGGTATCTATTACGATGCACGGAAGCCTTCACGACTGGAGCAACTGATCACAGCCAACGCAGACATTACGAAAGAGGCTGAGTCTCGCAGCCGGCGGTGCATTTCAGCCATTCGCGAGTATCGCCTGTCTAAATATAATCAAAACCAAAGCGATCCGCAGTTGCGCGCGGCTGCGCCCAAGATCGTGGTGATTGATCAGACGCAAGGTGATGCCTCTGTAGAGGGAGCCATGGCGAATCAAGAGACTTTCATTGATATGCTGCGCTGTGCAGTAGAATCGCATCCTAATGAAACGGTTTGGGTTAAGGTACATCCAGATGTAGTGCACGGCCAAAAAAAGGGGTTTTTGTATCCATTGCCGTTTGAGCATCCCAACGTAAAGTTGTATGCCGAGCCAGTGAATCCATGGGATTTTCTGGAAACAAGCACACACGTTTATACGGTCTCTAGCCTAATGGGATTCGAGGCTCTGATGGCAGGTGCGCAGGTACATTGCTTCGGCATGCCGTTCTATGCGGGTTGGGGGCTAACCTACGATCAGCAAAGATGCGAGCGCCGCAACAAGTCGCGCACCCTAGAGCAAATATTCGATGCGGCCTATATTCAGTATGCCCGTTATGTAGACCCGATTTTGGGCGAACGTTGCGAGATAGAGCAGATTATCAGCTATCTTAGCGATCAGATCGCATGGCAAGCAAACGCGAAGACGAAGGTTTGCCTTTCAAGTTTGTCGTGGTGGAAACGGCTCTGGCTCGATGATTACATGCGTGCTTGGGGTTTTAAGCTGTCAGCTAGTGGTAGTTCAATCCGTTGGGGCAGAGGAGAGCCGGATGAGGAAGGCTTCTGTATCGAGGATGGCTTTATCCGTTCGGTGGGGTTGGGGGTTCACTTTAACCGTCCGGTGTCTTTGGTATGTGATCGTCGGGGAATTTACTTTGATGCCCGAGTCGAGAGTGATTTGGAATATGCTCTTAATCACACTAAGTGTTCTGACTGGGGACAGTGGCGAGCACAAGAGCTTATCACCCGGTTGCTCTCTGCCAATCTAACCAAATACAACGTCGGTACTGATACTGTGTTGGATTTACCTGTTGGCCGAAAGGTCATCTTGGTGCCGGGTCAGGTGGAAAGTGATGCCTCTATCCGTTGCGGTTCGCTTGAGGTAACGACCAACGAAGCGTTGCTCAGGGCGGCACGCGATGCTGAGCCGGATGCCTATATTATCTATAAACCGCATCCTGATGTGGTTGCTGGTCAGCGTGATCAAGGCAAATGGCAAGGTGACTTTACTTCCTTAGCGGACCACGTTGAGGTGGAGATTGCCATGGCACAACTTCTTGAACAGGTTAATGAAGTGCATACGATGACCTCGCTTACTGGGTTTGAAGCGCTTTTACGCGGTAAGAAGGTGACTACCTATGGCATGCCGTTTTATGCCGGATGGGGCTTGACTAGGGATATGATGACCTGCGAGCGTCGTAAGCGTCGTCACAGTTTGGAAAGTTTGGTGTATTTTACACTGATTAATTATCCTACTTACGTCGATCCGCTGACACGCCGCTTATGCAGCGCTGAGCAGGCTATTGAGCGAGTGCGGCAGATGAAATGCGGTTCAGTTGAGGTAAAAGAAACCAAGCTTCGGTTATTACTCATGCTCAAGCGTGTTAAGCATATCGCCAAATGCTGA
- a CDS encoding hypothetical protein (catalyzes the formation of alpha-N-acetylglucosaminyl-pyrophosphoryl-undecaprenyl from alpha-N-acetylglucosaminyl 1-phosphate and the lipid carrier undecaprenyl phosphate) — protein MFLQMQTGFLFLVIFATALVSLLILTRVAKIYNWLDSPSQRKVHQGDVPLVGGLSILFGVIALVLTQPEVLDKQYQFICLAVGFLAIGFFDDKYSLSVKLRLILLLVLSVWVGGVEEVALFYLGNLFGNGDIFLSQIFILLFTVAAIIGCVTAFNMIDGLDGLLGVLSSVTFLSLFIVFHLAELEKYALFCAGFIIAMLPYIAFNVFSKARHRVFMGDAGSAFVGFIIIWLLLFLTQPKSMTDYPFGVIKPIYVLWFIAIPFMDMMLVIIKRGMRRQSLTSADRTHIHHLLLECGLSANKILLLLSGTALCLASVGLWCHFYAINQFACLVVFSLTFLCYAIANLSLEKQISQGKIEMGIC, from the coding sequence GTGTTTTTGCAAATGCAGACAGGTTTTCTTTTCCTAGTGATATTTGCTACTGCTTTGGTATCTCTGTTGATACTAACTCGTGTAGCAAAGATTTATAATTGGCTTGATTCTCCTAGTCAACGCAAGGTGCATCAGGGAGATGTTCCATTGGTTGGGGGATTATCTATTCTATTTGGTGTCATTGCTTTAGTGTTGACTCAGCCAGAGGTGCTTGATAAGCAATACCAGTTTATATGCCTAGCAGTTGGCTTTTTAGCGATTGGTTTTTTTGATGACAAGTACAGTTTGAGTGTTAAGCTGAGGCTGATTTTGTTGCTCGTTCTATCAGTCTGGGTTGGAGGTGTGGAAGAGGTTGCGTTGTTCTACTTAGGAAACCTGTTCGGAAACGGTGACATTTTTCTCAGTCAGATTTTTATTCTGTTGTTTACCGTCGCAGCAATCATTGGTTGTGTAACAGCGTTTAATATGATCGATGGTCTGGATGGCCTGCTTGGCGTCTTATCGAGTGTCACTTTTCTTAGTCTGTTTATTGTGTTTCATTTGGCTGAACTAGAAAAATATGCTCTATTTTGTGCAGGTTTTATCATCGCGATGTTGCCTTACATTGCTTTTAATGTTTTTAGTAAAGCAAGGCATCGCGTATTTATGGGGGATGCGGGTAGTGCGTTTGTAGGTTTTATCATCATCTGGTTACTTTTGTTTCTCACTCAACCTAAAAGCATGACAGATTATCCTTTTGGAGTGATCAAACCTATATATGTGCTTTGGTTTATTGCTATTCCTTTTATGGACATGATGTTGGTAATTATCAAGCGTGGAATGCGAAGACAATCATTAACCAGCGCTGATCGAACTCATATCCACCATCTATTGTTAGAATGCGGCTTAAGTGCCAATAAAATATTGCTGCTACTATCTGGGACTGCGCTATGTTTAGCAAGTGTGGGTCTTTGGTGCCATTTTTATGCGATAAATCAGTTTGCATGCCTCGTCGTTTTTTCTCTCACTTTCCTTT